A single region of the Arthrobacter sp. V1I7 genome encodes:
- a CDS encoding lipid kinase, translating into MKAARDARSAAVVINAGSRRGAAHELAVDTMQKAGVPISAVHHVLSGADLAASLDRVVADGHDLVVVGGGDGTVTYAAGRIAGTHVMLGVLPLGTANDFARTLEIPNNLAEACATVAEGKVVDIDLGRANGQPFLNVASLGLSVAVTEALNPRLKRLLGPLAYGIATLRAYAGHKAFGARLEFPEGDHEPMEFDNLLQVAVGNGRHYGGGNTVSPTAGIDDHTLDIYAILAGPLREHVSIARLLKDGSFIEHDRVYHLTSRRVRLVTDHPLPVNLDGEIATTTPADFTVQRNAVHVVVPQSSNSALFDGPGAANWPPS; encoded by the coding sequence ATGAAGGCTGCCCGGGACGCCCGCTCTGCCGCCGTTGTGATCAACGCCGGATCACGCCGAGGGGCGGCACACGAACTTGCGGTTGACACGATGCAAAAGGCAGGCGTGCCGATCTCCGCCGTGCACCACGTGCTGTCGGGGGCAGACCTGGCCGCATCGCTTGACCGAGTGGTTGCGGACGGGCACGACCTGGTGGTTGTCGGCGGCGGTGACGGGACAGTGACCTACGCCGCCGGCCGGATTGCCGGCACCCACGTTATGCTCGGCGTTCTTCCACTGGGCACCGCCAACGACTTCGCCCGCACCCTGGAGATACCGAATAATCTTGCCGAGGCGTGTGCCACCGTCGCGGAAGGGAAGGTGGTGGACATCGACCTCGGCAGGGCCAACGGTCAGCCGTTCCTCAACGTCGCGTCCCTGGGCCTGTCAGTGGCTGTTACCGAAGCTCTCAACCCCCGCCTGAAGCGGCTTCTCGGGCCGCTGGCATACGGCATTGCCACCCTGCGCGCTTACGCCGGGCACAAGGCGTTCGGGGCCCGGCTCGAGTTCCCCGAGGGGGACCACGAGCCGATGGAGTTCGACAACCTGCTTCAGGTGGCCGTCGGCAATGGCCGGCATTACGGCGGCGGCAACACGGTCTCCCCGACCGCAGGGATCGACGATCACACTCTCGACATCTACGCCATCCTGGCGGGGCCGCTCCGGGAGCACGTGAGTATCGCCCGGCTGCTCAAGGACGGAAGCTTCATCGAACACGACCGGGTGTACCACCTAACCAGCCGACGCGTCCGGCTGGTCACCGATCACCCGCTGCCGGTGAACCTCGACGGCGAGATCGCGACCACCACGCCGGCCGACTTCACCGTCCAGCGCAACGCCGTCCATGTCGTAGTACCTCAGAGCAGCAACAGCGCATTGTTCGACGGACCGGGCGCCGCGAACTGGCCGCCGTCGTAA